TCCGAGGATGAGCTCAGGGCCGGACTGGACGAGTACCTGAAGGTTTACCTGGGCCACATTCCCCAGCGTGCGCTCGGCCACAAGACGCCGCGCGAGGCGATGCTCGACTGGTACCAGAAGAGCCCAGGACTCTTCCGTGCCGACCCACACAATCAACCGGGCCTTGACAGGTAGATCCTTCGGTCGCGCAAAAACCCCGCGCGACGGAGAGGGCGGGGCACGCTCCCTCAGGATGACGCCTGCGGGTTCATCGGAGAGAGACGGGGCGGGCCGTTTCTCGACACGCTCTCAGGATTACGCCTTGGGGGGGTGTGGAGGGTCAGCGGGGAATGTGGGGTGGCTGCTCAACACCGACGGCGGGAACCGAAAAGGCCGGCGGCTCCGAGGGGAGCCGCCGGCCTTGTCACATCCACCGGAAAGCGGTCAGCGGCAGAGGCTGCCGGCGCCGACGCTGGAGACCTGCATGGGCATGCCCGGGCGGCGAAGGTCGCGCCGGTAGTGCGTGCTGCTGATCATGGCCTTCTGCTGCATGGCCACGGCCTGCTGCCGCTGCTGAAAGCGCTGAAACGCCGGGTTGAAGCGGCTCACGCCGTCCGACATGGGGTCCACCGAGGCGAGACCGCCGCAGCCGACGGAAAATCCTGCGCATCCGGATGCACTCAGCGCCAGAACGAGCGCGAGGGCGGGGGCGAAACGGCGAGCACTCATGCGGACCTCCACATACTGCGGTGAACGGGACGGAACGGCGCGTCATCACACAACGCGCGAGGGCTACGCTTCCGGACGATCCGGGCGCGCCGGCACGTGCAGGTGGTGCTTGGAATCCTGCGGCAGGGCACGCAGATGGCGGAAAGGGATCTCCGGCAGCGGAAAGAAGTTATCCGCCATCTCGTGCAGCAGCGCCGGCTTTTCCCACGCGCCGTCCGCCAGCGCCAGTCGCCGCACCTGCTTGCTGATGGCCAGGTTGCGGTCGCCGATGGGGTCCAGCCCCGCCGCCAGCGCCTCGCCCCGCCGCGACAGGTAATCCACGATGTAGTCGAACGAGCGCTCCAGGTAGCCGTGAACCGCGGCGTCCGTCAGGTCCCAGCGCGAGCGCGACACCATGGTGCCGAACACGTTCTGCCACCGCTCGTTGTCCTGAAAGCGGATCATCCCCCGGAACAGGCGCCGGTTGGTGCGGAACGAGAACAGGGTGGAGCTCAGCACCTGGTCGAACAGTTCGTCCGCGGCCTCGTGGTCGTGCTCCATCACCACGTGGCGCGCAAGGCGGCGGTATCGCTCGTCCAGGTGCGTGTCCATCCGCGCTTCCCAGTACGAATGCCCAAGCCCCTTGGTGCTGGAGGTGAGCACCAGTTGCCGCGGGACGAACCAGTTGTGCGCGATGGTATCCGCCGCCAGGTGCGACAGGTAGCCCAGCCCCATGGCCTTGAGCCGGTCATTGGGCGCCGAATCGTGAATCTCTTCGCCGATGTGCCAGTGATGGCAGTGCCGTCCGGCGGGCACGTACTTCTTGGCCAGGCTGATGTCCGCCGCCAGTGAGCCGTACAGGAAGTCGTACGGGTACGCGGAGATGAGCGCGCGGATGCCGGCCGGAAGCAGGTGCAGCGAATCCAGCAGGGCCGAGCCCAGGTAGACGTGCGTCGCCGGCCCCCACGCCCACGCGGGGCGGGGGAGCAGCGCGACCGCCGCCACGGCGGCCAGCGCCGTCCACAACCAGCGGCGCTTCATCATCTCAGACGTCCCGCTCCGCCACGGCCGGCTCGGCGACCGCGTTGGTGCCCGGCGACTCGCCGTCCTGAATCAGCTGCAGCTCCTCGCGCGCTTCCTCGAGAATGCGGTTGACCTCCGCGCGGAACTCGGCCAGCAGCTCGCGGCCGGCGCGGATCGCCTCGTCCGTCTCCAGCGCGGGGGCGGCGGCGGGGCGAAGCTGGGCCGCGGCGCGCGTTCCGCCGGTCAGGTACTCTTCCGCGCCGCCCTCCAGGCGCACGGCGGCAATGCGGCTGCGGCGCCCGCGCTTGCCCTTTCTGGCGTGAGGCTTGAGCCGCTTGGCCAGCTTGCGCCGCGGGTTGGGCGCGTCGGGGCGCAGCAGGAGCACCGCGCCCACGCCCAGCACCGCGCCGATCGCGAACGCGGAAAGAAAATCAGAAGAATCGTGGCCGCCCATCGTGTGGTCCTCGAAGGGTCTCAGTCGTCCAGAAAGGTGCGCCGCGCCGGACGCGCGGGCTCCAGGTCGTCCGCGCCGCCGGCGGCGTCCCACTCTTCCGGGCCGCGCTGCATGCGTACGAAGCTGCCGGCTCCCGTCTGCACGCCCCGGACCGCGGAGGCGGTGCGGATGAAAAGCGTCTCCGCCTCCGCCTGCATCACGTCCAGCAGCGCGTGGATGTCGTTCAGCCGGCGCTCGGCGGATTCGGCGACGCGCTCCACCCGCTCGCTGGTTCCGCGCACCGTCTTGCCCACCGCTTCCACGTCCTGGCGCACCGCCGCGCTCAGGTAGCCGACGTTGGCGGCGGCGGCCTCGAGATGCTTGGTGACGGGCTTGAGGTCGCCCCGCATGCGGCGGATCATCCCCCGCACCTTGAGCGCCGCGGCGATGGCGGCCAGGCCGATGGCGATGAGCGCCAGCGCGATGACGATGGTGGCCACGTCGGCCAGAATGCGGACGACGTGCTCAAAGCCGCCCGGGGCGGCCTGAATCAGCAGAAGCGGTGGGTGGATCAACGGACTCGGCGGTACGGGATGCGGGTCATTCGAACAGGTCAAGCCCCAGCGTGCGGCCGCCCAGCTTGGGAACGATGCGCGGCGCCCTGCGGCTCGCCGCGCCGGCCCGGAAGCGGCGGGTGACCTCCGCCGCCACGTCCGCCGGCAGCGCGTCCAGCGCGCGCGGATCGCGGCTGTCCACGCGGGCGCGCAGGGCGGCGTCCAGCGCATCGATGCCGCCCGCCGCCCGCGCCAGGTCCTCCACCTCCGGAGAAAGCGCGGGCTCCGCGCCCAGCGCGGCCACGTCGCCGGCCCACAGGTCGCCCAGCACGAGCAGCGGCTCCGGCGGAAGTTCTCCGCCCAGCAGCAGCTCCGTCTTGTTGGCCGGATGGGCCGCGAGCGCATCCGCGGAAAGCCGCGCACGCATGCGCAGCAGTTCGCGGACGACCGTCTCCCGGGGCAGGCCGGCGAACATCGGCAAGAGCGGTTCCACCTCCGCCGGGTCGGCGGCCAGCCGGACGACGCCGTCCGCCAGCACTCCACCCAGGATGCGCGCGGCGAGGTCCGCCTGCGCGCCGCCGTCGTCCAGCAGCACGATGCGGGACAGGCCTCGGTCCGTGAGCGCCTGCCGTGCGACGGCGCCGATCACCGCCGCGACGCGCGCGAAGGCGGGCGAGCTCGACGGCAGTCCGTCCCCCTCACGGAAGTCGGGCGGGGAGGACGACGGATCCTGGTAGCCGACGAATCCGCTCATCGCGCGTCCAGGATGCGGGCCAGTTCGCGGGCGACCAGGCGCGGATCGTCGTCGCGGGCGTGTGCGTACGGCCGGCGCGAGGCGGCGACGGCGTCCAGCGACAGATCCGCCGTGATCGCGTCCTCGCCCCCGTCGCTGGCCCGCGCGAGGAGGGCGCCGTCCGGGCCGATGATCATCGATCCCCCCGCGAACACGAGCCCGCCCTCCACCCCGGCGCGGTTGGCGAGCGCCACGTAGGCGCCGTACGCGATGGCCGCGGCGCGGGCCAGGTGCTCCCACGCATCCCACGAGGCGTAACGCCCGCCCGCCGGCCCGCCGGCCATCGCGCCGCGTCCGGCGGCGGCGGACTGCACCACGATCAGGTGCGCGCCCTGCGAGGCCAGCAGCCAGGCGAGCGCGGGGTGCCACAGGTCCTCGCACACCAGCAGCCCCATCCGCCAGCCGCCACCCGCGCCATACGCCCGCACCCGGTCGCCCGCGCCGAAGTACCGTCCCTCATCGAACAGGCCGTACGTGGGCAGGTAGACCTTCTGGTGGCGATGGAGGACGCGGCCGCCGCGCAGGTGAAGCGCCGCGTTGCGAGGAACAAAAGAGGCGTCGTGCTCGATGGCGCCGGCGATGACGTCCGGCCCGGTGGCGAGCCCCGCGAAGGGCGCGTCGCTTTCCGCCACCGCCAGGGAATGGACGGCGTCGCGCACGTCGTAGCCGGTGACGGAAAGCTCCGGCGTGACCAGCAGGTGCACGCCGTCCTCCGTGGCGCGGGCCTGCGCGGCGGCGATGCGCGCCAGGTTGGCGGCGGGGTCGGCGAGCACCGTGTCCATCTGCTCCACGCGAAGCCGCAGCGTTGCGCCGAAGCCGGCGGAATCCGTCATCCGCCGGCCAGTTCCGGCTTCAGGCCGATGACGCGCGTGACGGGAATGGTGAAGGCGATCCCGGTCGCCGGCTGGTCCAGGCTGCCGCACACCTCCTGCAGCAGGGCAAAGGCGCGCTCCACCTTGCGTTCGTCGTCGATGACGCTGAACACCGTCTGGTTGCGCGGGCGGGCGCGCGCGAACGCGGCCAGCCCGGCAAAGATGGGCACCTCGGTGGAAAGCAGCCGCCCCATCCCCTCGGACCCCACGACGGTGGCGCCGGTGATCCCGATTTCCAGGAATCCCGACAACACCTCTTCCACCTTTTCTTCCTGGTTGATGACGGCGATCAACAGCTGCACGGCATGCTCCTGCGGGCGGTGTGGACGGCCGGTCGGGGGCGCATTGTACGCGCGGCGCGGAAGAGGTGTCAAGCAACCGCGCGGAGTGCGCGCCGCCCCGGCGCCTCGCACGATCCTTGCGCTCCGGCCGTGCGCATCACGACCAGAGTGACGCGGCCGCCCGGAGACGGGTGGGGGCCGCGTCGTTCCCCACATTCGGACCTCGGGAGACCGCGAGTGCCCAAGTTCATCGTCCATGGCGGCAAGCGCCTGCAGGGGACCGTCGTTCCCAACGGCAACAAGAACGCGGCGCTGCCCATGCTGGCGGCCACCCTCCTGACGGACGAAGACGTATTCCTGGAAAACGTCCCGCGCATCAAGGACGTCCTCACCCTGATCGAGCTGCTGAAGGTGCTGGGCGCCGAGGCGGAGTGGACCGGCCCCAACGAGGTCCGCGTGCGCGCCGCCAACATCGGCGGCACGCAGCTGGACGCGGGGGCCGCGTCGCGCATCCGCGCCAGCATTCTGCTCGCCGGGCCCATGCTGGCCCGCGCCGGCGGAATGCAGTTGCCCCCTCCGGGCGGCGACGTCATCGGCCGCCGCCGGGTGGACACGCACTTCTTCGCCCTGCAGAAGCTGGGTGCACGCGTCATCGAGGAAAACGGCATCTGGCGCCTGCAGTCCGACGGGCTGAAGGGCGCCAACATGTTCCTTGACGAGCCGAGCGTGACCGGGACGGAGAACGCCGTCATGGCCGCGTCCATGGCGGAGGGTGAGACGGTGATCCGCAACGCCGCCGCCGAGCCGCACGTCCAGGACCTGTGCCACATGCTGGTCAAGATGGGGTGCCAGATCGAGGGCATCGGCACGGGCACGCTGCGCATTCAGGGCAAGAAGCGGCTGAGCGGCTGCCGCACGCGCATCACGGCGGACCACATCGAGGTGGGCTCCTTCATCGGCCTGGCGGCGGTGACCAAGAGCGAGATCACCATCAAGGACGCCGCGGTGGAGCACCTGGACAGCACGCTGATCGGCTTCGGCCGGCTGGGGCTGAACGTGGAAGTGCGCGGCGACGACCTGTTCATTCCCGGTGGGCAGGATCCGGAAGTGATCCTGGACATGGGCGGCCACATTCCCAAGGTGGACGACGGCCCGTGGCCCGCGTTCCCCGCGGACCTCACGTCCATCGCGCTGGTGACCGCCACGCAGGTGCGCGGAACCATTCTGGTGCACGAAAAGATGTTCGAGTCGCGGATGTTCTTTGCCGACAAGCTGGTGGGCATGGGCGCGCGGCTGGTGCTGTGCGACCCGCACCGCGTGCTGGTGATCGGGCCCAGCCAGCTGCACGGCGCGATCGTGGAAAGCCCCGACATCCGCGCCGGAATGGCGCTGCTGATCGCCGCGCTGGGCGCGGAGGGACGCAGCGAGATCTTCAACACCGGCCAGATCGAGCGCGGCTACGAGCGCATCGACGAGCGGCTGCAGGCGCTGGGCGCGGACATCCGCCGCGCCGACTCGCGCGGTGAGGCCGAGGACGCCAGCGACGCCACCCATCGTCTGGCCATGAAGCAGGCCGACGCCGAGCGCGAGGTGCGGGGATGAGCGACGACGGCCGCCGCCGCCCCGGCATCGGTGAGGGAATCCGCTCGGGGATCGGGGTTCTGACCGCCTTCAAGGAGGCGCTGGAAGAAACCATTCGCGAGGCCGGCGAGCGAGGCGACCTGAAGCCGGAGCGCGCGCGCGAGTTCCTGAACGACGCGCTGGGCAAGGCGCAGGAAAGCGTGAGCGACGTGCGCGAGCGGCTGGACTTTGTGCCGCGGCGCGAGTTCGAGGAGCTTCGCGCGGAGGTCGCGGAGCTTCGGCGGCGGCTGGACGGCGGGACGGACGATCCGGCGGCGACGCTGGCTCTTCCCCCGCTGGACCACCGCACCGGCGGCGAG
The Longimicrobium terrae genome window above contains:
- a CDS encoding zinc dependent phospholipase C family protein, whose protein sequence is MMKRRWLWTALAAVAAVALLPRPAWAWGPATHVYLGSALLDSLHLLPAGIRALISAYPYDFLYGSLAADISLAKKYVPAGRHCHHWHIGEEIHDSAPNDRLKAMGLGYLSHLAADTIAHNWFVPRQLVLTSSTKGLGHSYWEARMDTHLDERYRRLARHVVMEHDHEAADELFDQVLSSTLFSFRTNRRLFRGMIRFQDNERWQNVFGTMVSRSRWDLTDAAVHGYLERSFDYIVDYLSRRGEALAAGLDPIGDRNLAISKQVRRLALADGAWEKPALLHEMADNFFPLPEIPFRHLRALPQDSKHHLHVPARPDRPEA
- a CDS encoding nitrilase-related carbon-nitrogen hydrolase — encoded protein: MTDSAGFGATLRLRVEQMDTVLADPAANLARIAAAQARATEDGVHLLVTPELSVTGYDVRDAVHSLAVAESDAPFAGLATGPDVIAGAIEHDASFVPRNAALHLRGGRVLHRHQKVYLPTYGLFDEGRYFGAGDRVRAYGAGGGWRMGLLVCEDLWHPALAWLLASQGAHLIVVQSAAAGRGAMAGGPAGGRYASWDAWEHLARAAAIAYGAYVALANRAGVEGGLVFAGGSMIIGPDGALLARASDGGEDAITADLSLDAVAASRRPYAHARDDDPRLVARELARILDAR
- a CDS encoding P-II family nitrogen regulator yields the protein MQLLIAVINQEEKVEEVLSGFLEIGITGATVVGSEGMGRLLSTEVPIFAGLAAFARARPRNQTVFSVIDDERKVERAFALLQEVCGSLDQPATGIAFTIPVTRVIGLKPELAGG
- the murA gene encoding UDP-N-acetylglucosamine 1-carboxyvinyltransferase gives rise to the protein MPKFIVHGGKRLQGTVVPNGNKNAALPMLAATLLTDEDVFLENVPRIKDVLTLIELLKVLGAEAEWTGPNEVRVRAANIGGTQLDAGAASRIRASILLAGPMLARAGGMQLPPPGGDVIGRRRVDTHFFALQKLGARVIEENGIWRLQSDGLKGANMFLDEPSVTGTENAVMAASMAEGETVIRNAAAEPHVQDLCHMLVKMGCQIEGIGTGTLRIQGKKRLSGCRTRITADHIEVGSFIGLAAVTKSEITIKDAAVEHLDSTLIGFGRLGLNVEVRGDDLFIPGGQDPEVILDMGGHIPKVDDGPWPAFPADLTSIALVTATQVRGTILVHEKMFESRMFFADKLVGMGARLVLCDPHRVLVIGPSQLHGAIVESPDIRAGMALLIAALGAEGRSEIFNTGQIERGYERIDERLQALGADIRRADSRGEAEDASDATHRLAMKQADAEREVRG